Proteins co-encoded in one Spirosoma endbachense genomic window:
- the yiaA gene encoding inner membrane protein YiaA — protein sequence MNQKPSMAFVGASWLALGAGMFGFLIGLWRSEMLLNEKGFYFTVLMYGLFSVISVQKSVRDRLERVPVTDIYYGLSWFSTILAIVLLTIGLWNATLLPSEKGFYSFAFLLALFGAIAVQKNTRDSQTVETN from the coding sequence ATGAATCAAAAACCATCAATGGCATTTGTTGGAGCATCCTGGCTAGCTTTGGGTGCGGGAATGTTTGGGTTCTTAATCGGTCTTTGGCGATCCGAAATGCTCCTGAATGAAAAAGGATTTTATTTCACGGTACTGATGTATGGTCTTTTTTCCGTGATATCAGTACAAAAAAGCGTGCGAGACCGATTAGAAAGGGTTCCGGTCACTGATATTTATTATGGTCTTAGCTGGTTCTCTACTATTCTCGCCATTGTTTTACTGACCATAGGCTTATGGAATGCAACATTATTACCCAGCGAGAAAGGCTTTTATTCATTTGCTTTTCTATTGGCCTTATTTGGAGCAATCGCTGTTCAGAAGAATACGCGCGATAGCCAGACTGTCGAGACGAACTAA
- a CDS encoding LamG-like jellyroll fold domain-containing protein — protein sequence MKKTILTYLFSILLICLGGIFLWACESWELPTRKSQRNCTKPQGTLIAQMQQRKVDFSITGSSGTIDRVLWDFGNGSTTATTGMTVSYTYPTSGTYTAKATLTNSCLVETTLQSVIVVSDAVSPTVSLQAATNIVTSSALVGMTVISTGNASITQYGVCYSDKNTMPTKETDATQSLIGSLAVNTSVPFSLTGLQPNTLYYVRSFATNSAGKTGYSDPQTFRTGVGPSVSSNGNPTVGVSTAVVSFILTNPGNPAAIQYGVLYSSTSSTPDINNSGPGVTVTNPNLGANTLVNLTDLKANTTYYYRPYAKLPSGEIVYGPINSFTTQVDAVADGLIAYLPFTDKSLQDATGNGNNALLIDNPGFTSDRKGKANAAILLDGINDYFYMADNSSLQPDAFSISIWIKPNAINNVNDRMQIYNKSRWSDSKFEMYSSLVKINETGPGLTFMTNIKQNSNCEVAKGWQSFEFSSNPQLGNWYHLVFTYSGRSSRMYFNGVLLDQKDNLPAASIDKCPGGELKFGAQIQTFPNYFSGAMDEVRIYRRVLSANEVQTLFTQ from the coding sequence ATGAAGAAGACTATACTTACATACCTGTTCAGTATACTTTTAATCTGCCTGGGCGGTATTTTTCTTTGGGCTTGCGAATCCTGGGAATTACCCACCCGAAAATCACAACGTAATTGTACTAAACCCCAGGGAACACTTATTGCGCAGATGCAGCAGCGCAAAGTTGATTTTTCAATTACTGGCAGCTCGGGTACTATTGATCGTGTACTATGGGATTTTGGCAATGGCAGTACAACGGCAACTACTGGTATGACCGTCAGCTATACTTACCCCACCTCGGGAACATACACGGCTAAAGCTACGCTGACAAACTCATGTTTGGTAGAAACCACGTTACAAAGTGTTATTGTTGTGAGCGATGCCGTATCGCCAACGGTGAGTTTACAGGCAGCCACTAACATTGTAACCAGTTCGGCATTAGTGGGAATGACTGTAATATCTACTGGTAATGCATCCATTACGCAATATGGCGTTTGTTATTCTGACAAAAACACGATGCCTACGAAAGAGACTGACGCTACACAATCTCTTATAGGCTCTTTGGCTGTTAACACTTCTGTTCCATTCTCATTAACTGGTCTTCAACCAAACACACTTTACTATGTACGCAGTTTTGCCACCAACTCAGCGGGTAAGACTGGATATAGTGATCCACAAACCTTTCGAACAGGAGTAGGTCCATCCGTTTCCAGCAACGGAAATCCAACTGTGGGAGTTTCTACGGCCGTAGTGAGCTTTATTCTAACTAATCCCGGCAATCCAGCTGCCATTCAGTATGGCGTTCTTTATTCGTCGACGTCCAGTACACCCGATATAAACAATTCCGGACCGGGGGTAACAGTGACAAATCCAAATCTAGGTGCTAACACGCTCGTCAACTTAACAGATCTGAAGGCGAATACAACCTACTATTACCGGCCTTATGCAAAGCTGCCTTCAGGAGAGATTGTTTATGGACCTATTAATTCATTCACAACACAAGTGGATGCTGTTGCGGACGGCCTGATTGCATATTTGCCGTTTACCGACAAGTCCTTACAGGACGCTACAGGAAATGGCAACAATGCTCTTTTAATTGATAATCCTGGCTTCACCTCAGACCGTAAAGGGAAGGCGAATGCGGCTATTCTGTTAGATGGCATCAATGATTATTTCTATATGGCTGATAATTCGAGTTTACAGCCAGATGCGTTCTCAATTAGCATATGGATCAAACCAAATGCAATCAATAATGTGAACGACCGTATGCAGATTTACAATAAATCGCGCTGGAGTGATAGCAAGTTCGAGATGTATAGCTCGCTTGTGAAAATAAACGAAACCGGGCCTGGTCTCACGTTTATGACGAATATCAAACAAAATAGTAATTGCGAGGTCGCAAAAGGCTGGCAAAGCTTTGAATTTAGTAGTAACCCTCAGCTAGGTAACTGGTATCATTTAGTTTTTACCTACTCAGGCAGATCGAGCCGCATGTATTTCAATGGAGTTTTATTAGATCAAAAAGACAATTTACCGGCCGCAAGCATAGATAAATGCCCCGGGGGCGAATTGAAATTCGGCGCTCAGATTCAGACGTTCCCTAACTATTTCAGTGGCGCTATGGACGAAGTCCGAATTTATCGTCGGGTGCTATCAGCTAATGAAGTACAAACGTTGTTTACTCAATAA
- a CDS encoding tetratricopeptide repeat protein: MIKPFYLLLFFLFLSAPIASTLASGRTSVVSLLTDDEYDRYKKKGDDFFKEGRYLEARRQYQNCLEVPGFENDIYAKEQIEECTKGLALRQQATDALAQNKGQEAIRLFGQLLNLNPDDAVTKTQLADYYEREGNQLFNQKKYIPARESYTQALKYTTTRQETLRLQIRTIDNLLKPSKQVGLKVATGLVAVGAGAFALLLRNDFQNKMGTLSQISQTVDPSGTGIIDNPDAYRQYNDAYNAAESAQKRNGLYKASIGIAAVATVAELYLLLHKSPKTPRATGFHWQPSSQSFGLAIRYTF; this comes from the coding sequence ATGATCAAACCGTTTTACCTGCTTCTATTCTTCCTGTTTTTATCGGCCCCCATAGCATCAACGCTGGCTAGTGGGCGAACTTCAGTAGTAAGCCTACTGACCGATGATGAATATGACCGTTACAAAAAGAAAGGCGATGATTTCTTTAAAGAAGGTAGATACCTGGAAGCCCGCCGACAATATCAGAACTGCCTTGAAGTGCCAGGCTTTGAAAATGACATTTATGCCAAGGAACAGATTGAGGAGTGTACAAAAGGTTTAGCCCTACGTCAACAGGCTACCGATGCGCTCGCGCAGAATAAAGGGCAGGAAGCTATCCGGCTATTTGGCCAACTGTTGAATCTTAATCCTGATGATGCGGTCACAAAGACCCAACTTGCAGATTATTACGAACGCGAAGGCAACCAGCTTTTCAATCAGAAAAAATATATACCCGCCCGGGAAAGCTACACGCAGGCGCTCAAGTATACAACCACCCGGCAGGAAACCTTACGTCTGCAAATCCGGACAATTGACAATCTATTAAAACCGTCGAAACAAGTAGGGCTAAAAGTGGCAACCGGCCTTGTGGCAGTGGGTGCAGGTGCTTTTGCTTTGTTGCTGCGTAATGATTTTCAGAATAAAATGGGCACTTTAAGCCAGATTAGCCAAACGGTTGACCCTTCAGGCACGGGTATTATCGATAATCCAGATGCCTATCGGCAATATAATGACGCTTATAATGCTGCCGAGTCTGCTCAGAAAAGAAATGGTTTATACAAAGCCAGTATTGGGATCGCGGCAGTAGCCACCGTTGCTGAGCTATATCTGTTACTCCATAAATCACCAAAAACGCCCCGCGCTACTGGCTTCCACTGGCAACCATCGTCTCAATCGTTCGGCCTTGCTATTCGCTACACATTCTAA
- a CDS encoding serine/threonine-protein kinase: MSQSFTSFLDFKRRYPIRPNDEGSLLGSGSYGRVIKVEDQLETEWVAIKISEYKGNDTKSLKAEVELAQRIPRQGNIARYDACYRLETDTSVSDFAIMKYYPDGNLADLLRRINLTAPQIYDITRGILLGLQHLHRHRIVHRDFKPANILISRDNAGRFIPKIADFGLSKLVSDDELDSSDFDLSDGRGTPSYKAPEQIEGSRVSFNLDLWAFGVILFEMLTGEKPFRSDLRNSSEQSVRREIEKKIITVELPSQLNQIEEPYQAMIRRCLVRDIHDRVRKEDELLDLLDRIPQLLSEAKKLISQNEFEQARLRYEQILAKREHHIDAQKGLEFCKLRITNQQIDNLLAQAGTFVTQQQFEQAKLYYEQVLRLSPNRQEAAQGLVLCIEQLRPKPVAIQKVELTDVFQEERTDVYTTPLVALHPSSADQKQPDSVKVALEKKNTDRPTALKTAIYQDIVESSTISDSEKRFPWRVVAPVVIAMTLGGSILYYVSLHIDQKPDISTATVVPLTKTRPPESAHRENTARLPIAGDTKNSAVDQQVDFAFKNARQAFRQKDYKKVIEFTTPALRLDPTRQDVSRLHRIALKEIDELTPEKPKENDKTNGQENSPVLEPSKPTVVEAPKESAPDNTVNPKLAAQEKYDQLIEDGQKAISRGNNKAKAIADFTAARALAKEHELNTAKADAAYSTYMNKGNKIFDNEEYDGAKEWYKVAQALKETRDVQSKIKLCTNQ; encoded by the coding sequence ATGAGTCAAAGCTTTACTTCTTTTCTGGACTTCAAACGACGGTATCCGATTCGACCCAACGACGAAGGCTCGCTGTTGGGCAGTGGATCGTATGGGCGAGTTATTAAAGTCGAAGACCAACTTGAAACGGAGTGGGTAGCCATTAAGATCAGCGAGTATAAAGGCAATGATACTAAATCGTTAAAAGCTGAAGTCGAATTGGCCCAACGAATCCCCCGGCAAGGGAATATTGCTCGTTACGACGCTTGCTATCGGCTTGAAACGGATACGAGTGTTAGTGATTTTGCCATCATGAAATACTATCCTGATGGAAATCTAGCTGATTTGTTGCGTCGGATTAACCTAACAGCGCCCCAGATTTATGATATAACCAGGGGTATTTTGTTGGGCCTACAGCATCTTCATCGCCATCGTATTGTTCACCGTGATTTTAAGCCTGCCAATATTCTTATTTCCCGTGATAACGCGGGTCGGTTTATTCCTAAAATAGCAGATTTTGGCCTGAGTAAGTTAGTCAGCGACGATGAACTTGACAGCTCCGATTTTGATCTAAGTGATGGCCGTGGTACACCTTCCTACAAAGCCCCGGAACAAATTGAAGGCAGTAGGGTAAGCTTCAATCTTGATTTATGGGCTTTTGGTGTCATTTTATTTGAGATGCTAACAGGCGAAAAGCCTTTTCGCTCCGATTTGCGCAATAGCAGTGAACAATCGGTGCGACGCGAGATCGAGAAAAAAATCATTACCGTTGAATTACCATCTCAACTCAATCAAATTGAAGAGCCATACCAGGCTATGATCAGGCGATGCCTGGTACGGGATATTCATGACCGGGTTCGTAAAGAAGATGAATTATTAGACCTTCTTGATCGAATTCCCCAGCTACTGAGTGAAGCGAAAAAGCTCATTTCTCAAAATGAGTTTGAGCAGGCACGTTTGCGATATGAGCAAATTCTGGCTAAGCGCGAGCATCACATTGATGCCCAGAAAGGACTGGAATTCTGCAAATTACGGATTACCAATCAACAGATTGATAACTTACTGGCACAGGCTGGCACGTTTGTGACTCAACAACAATTTGAGCAAGCTAAACTCTATTACGAACAGGTTTTACGCCTATCGCCTAATCGTCAGGAGGCTGCTCAAGGTTTGGTGTTATGTATCGAACAGCTCCGACCAAAGCCGGTGGCTATTCAAAAAGTTGAACTGACAGATGTATTTCAGGAGGAAAGAACCGATGTATATACTACTCCACTTGTTGCTCTGCACCCCTCTTCGGCCGACCAAAAACAGCCTGATTCAGTTAAGGTAGCTTTAGAAAAGAAAAATACTGACAGGCCTACGGCACTCAAGACAGCTATATATCAAGATATAGTTGAGTCAAGTACTATTTCTGATTCTGAAAAACGTTTTCCCTGGCGGGTAGTCGCTCCCGTAGTAATTGCTATGACACTGGGAGGTAGTATTCTGTATTACGTGTCTCTCCATATCGACCAAAAGCCTGACATATCGACGGCAACAGTTGTCCCACTCACTAAAACCAGACCTCCAGAATCTGCCCACCGAGAAAACACTGCACGGCTCCCGATAGCGGGTGATACAAAAAATAGCGCGGTCGATCAACAGGTCGATTTTGCATTCAAAAATGCCAGACAAGCCTTTAGACAAAAAGATTACAAAAAAGTTATCGAGTTCACTACCCCTGCCCTTCGACTCGACCCTACTCGGCAGGACGTGTCCAGATTGCACCGGATTGCGCTTAAAGAAATCGACGAACTGACGCCTGAAAAGCCAAAGGAAAATGACAAGACTAATGGCCAAGAGAATAGTCCTGTACTGGAACCTTCAAAGCCGACCGTAGTAGAAGCGCCCAAAGAATCAGCTCCTGACAATACGGTCAACCCAAAGTTGGCAGCGCAAGAAAAATATGATCAACTCATTGAGGATGGACAGAAGGCGATTTCTAGAGGAAACAATAAAGCGAAGGCAATCGCAGATTTTACGGCCGCCCGTGCACTAGCGAAAGAACATGAACTCAATACGGCTAAGGCTGATGCAGCGTATAGCACGTATATGAATAAAGGCAACAAAATCTTCGATAATGAAGAATATGACGGAGCCAAAGAGTGGTATAAAGTTGCGCAGGCCCTCAAAGAAACGCGTGATGTGCAGTCAAAAATTAAACTATGTACTAATCAATAA
- a CDS encoding caspase family protein, whose amino-acid sequence MLANLLTYLGALIALLNAEPQKQTYAVVVGISDYKALTRLTGDLRFADRDAQQVVTFLQTRSGGAVPASHIRFLTNRQATHANIRQALSLFREAKAGDRVIFYFSGHGLPSSFVPYDVQLDNQQNLLTYQDIKAAFHDSKASTKLCIADACLSGGMTYQKASQRSLVQTIASTVSDDNNVAMLLASRSTQSAVEAGQLAGGAFTHYLLKGLSGQADLNSDKVVTIRELHRYVAPRVRRVTQGQQTPIFYGHFSDELGLAYL is encoded by the coding sequence ATGCTTGCTAACTTACTAACTTATCTGGGTGCTTTAATCGCCTTGCTCAATGCAGAACCTCAGAAACAGACGTACGCTGTCGTGGTCGGCATTTCTGACTATAAAGCACTTACCCGCCTGACTGGCGATCTGAGATTTGCGGACAGAGACGCTCAGCAAGTCGTTACTTTTTTGCAAACCAGATCTGGAGGGGCTGTACCAGCCTCACATATCCGTTTCTTAACGAATCGGCAGGCTACTCATGCCAATATTCGACAAGCCTTATCACTTTTTCGAGAGGCTAAAGCAGGAGATCGCGTTATCTTCTATTTTTCGGGGCACGGCTTACCCAGCAGCTTTGTGCCCTATGATGTTCAGCTAGATAATCAACAAAATCTGTTGACTTATCAAGATATAAAGGCTGCCTTTCATGACTCAAAGGCATCGACTAAATTGTGCATAGCTGATGCGTGTTTGTCGGGAGGCATGACCTACCAGAAGGCAAGCCAACGGAGTCTGGTCCAAACTATAGCGAGTACCGTTAGCGACGATAATAACGTAGCCATGTTACTGGCCAGTCGATCGACACAAAGTGCTGTTGAAGCTGGCCAGTTGGCTGGTGGAGCGTTTACGCATTATTTGCTTAAAGGATTGAGTGGCCAAGCTGATCTCAACAGTGATAAAGTTGTAACCATTCGCGAACTGCATCGCTATGTAGCGCCCAGAGTTCGGCGTGTCACCCAAGGACAGCAGACCCCCATTTTTTATGGTCATTTTTCGGATGAGCTGGGCTTAGCCTACCTTTAG
- a CDS encoding PP2C family protein-serine/threonine phosphatase, whose translation MLIYPSLPVAFSHIGQRTINQDTLYPAIDTANEQTQLFIVCDGMGGVDKGEVASQLLCEAIVAYASSMGNPVFDGPHLKAALDQAYNAYHEYLRQHPLVSRMGSTLTLLQLHKHGATVAHIGDSRVYQLREGKIIFQTQDHKQVNDMVEAGVITATQALTHPWRNRLSRAVIASSDYEEATKPTPDITVLTDIQAGDYFFLCTDGVLEQLDDYALETLLAQDIPDQAKMQSLLALCADRTKDNYSGYLIGISDVMIQVKSILAPTISLKDAC comes from the coding sequence ATGCTTATTTATCCAAGTTTACCTGTTGCTTTTTCGCACATTGGCCAACGGACTATTAATCAGGATACTCTGTATCCCGCTATAGATACAGCAAACGAGCAAACACAGCTTTTTATCGTTTGTGATGGTATGGGCGGGGTAGACAAAGGTGAAGTAGCTAGCCAATTGTTATGTGAGGCAATTGTGGCTTACGCGTCTTCAATGGGTAATCCCGTTTTCGACGGCCCCCATTTGAAAGCAGCTCTCGATCAGGCCTATAACGCTTACCATGAGTACTTACGTCAGCATCCACTTGTCAGTCGGATGGGGTCGACACTTACTTTATTACAATTACACAAGCACGGAGCTACAGTAGCTCATATTGGTGACAGCCGGGTCTATCAATTACGAGAGGGTAAGATTATCTTTCAAACCCAGGATCATAAACAGGTAAATGATATGGTGGAGGCCGGAGTTATCACAGCTACCCAGGCTTTAACTCACCCCTGGCGAAACAGGCTCAGCCGGGCTGTTATCGCTAGTTCGGATTATGAAGAAGCGACGAAACCAACACCCGATATTACAGTCTTAACCGATATTCAAGCTGGCGACTATTTTTTTCTGTGTACGGATGGTGTGCTGGAACAGCTTGACGATTATGCGCTGGAAACTTTATTGGCTCAGGATATACCTGATCAGGCAAAAATGCAGTCTCTTCTGGCGCTATGCGCTGATCGGACAAAAGACAATTACTCTGGCTATTTAATAGGTATCAGCGATGTGATGATCCAAGTAAAATCGATTTTAGCTCCCACAATTTCCCTTAAAGATGCTTGCTAA
- a CDS encoding FHA domain-containing protein gives MQAGFYYDETIVQGLPGFGHLTYLDKPEKTYLLQFGSNILGTSDSCTIQIDRFMHNDRCFISRRHCTITVTFDKWIGQLRYQLQDGFIDSSTQQQQSSLNGTLLNGVLLQKNELIDVSIDGIISLGGADRFQLTHYCINPEMLNTYKIELAFNPDRTQ, from the coding sequence TTGCAAGCCGGATTTTATTACGATGAAACTATTGTACAGGGGCTACCTGGCTTCGGTCATCTGACCTATCTGGACAAGCCTGAAAAGACATATTTACTTCAATTTGGGAGTAATATACTGGGCACTTCCGATTCTTGTACCATACAGATTGATCGGTTTATGCACAATGACCGATGTTTTATCAGTCGTCGGCATTGTACGATAACGGTTACATTCGATAAATGGATTGGTCAATTACGCTACCAATTGCAGGATGGATTTATTGATTCCAGTACTCAGCAACAGCAGTCGAGTCTAAATGGTACGCTGCTTAATGGAGTGCTCTTGCAAAAAAACGAACTTATTGATGTCAGTATCGATGGAATAATCTCTCTGGGAGGGGCTGACCGATTTCAATTAACGCATTATTGCATTAATCCGGAAATGCTCAATACATATAAAATTGAATTAGCATTCAACCCTGACCGTACTCAATAG
- a CDS encoding FHA domain-containing protein, whose protein sequence is MSLVSLPISDGQFKNLIDELSQLPIYSVGRKEDNTIIIPNGKISGQHARLIQCTITCFILEDLDSKNGTFVNGTRITRKVVDSQDSIQLADSRFTVSQLLDLGKSKLTKTPAPIPLEKPVTSNQSKPDKSALDFIDQFAALQQVYEQYPKLRRDCRNREKMIRTGSVILSSIVGVSAVLTTGGTALPLLHIMSGAGLSMLVPTLCSTLLSTDEKLEVIDKEYRDRYRCPNPVCRDPFGSREWELLAQQKTCRRCQAMWVS, encoded by the coding sequence ATGTCTCTTGTTTCATTACCTATAAGCGATGGTCAGTTTAAAAACCTGATCGATGAGTTAAGTCAGCTCCCTATATACAGTGTTGGGCGAAAAGAAGACAATACGATTATCATTCCTAATGGGAAAATCAGCGGCCAGCATGCCCGCTTGATTCAATGCACAATTACCTGTTTTATCCTTGAGGATCTTGACAGCAAAAACGGCACCTTTGTCAACGGTACGCGAATTACAAGAAAAGTCGTAGATAGTCAGGACTCCATACAACTTGCTGATTCCCGTTTTACGGTAAGCCAATTACTTGACTTGGGCAAAAGCAAACTCACCAAAACGCCCGCTCCTATTCCTCTGGAAAAACCAGTTACCAGTAATCAATCTAAACCTGATAAGTCCGCTCTGGATTTTATAGATCAGTTTGCAGCGTTGCAACAAGTCTACGAACAATATCCTAAACTACGTCGAGATTGCCGCAATCGAGAAAAAATGATTCGCACAGGTAGTGTTATACTCTCATCCATTGTAGGCGTAAGCGCAGTATTAACTACGGGAGGAACAGCCCTGCCACTACTTCATATTATGTCTGGAGCTGGTTTAAGTATGTTAGTACCTACTCTATGTTCTACACTTTTATCGACCGACGAAAAGCTAGAAGTTATTGATAAAGAATACCGAGATCGTTACCGATGCCCGAACCCGGTTTGTCGTGACCCTTTTGGTTCACGCGAATGGGAACTTCTGGCCCAGCAGAAAACATGTCGTCGCTGTCAGGCTATGTGGGTTAGTTAA
- a CDS encoding chromate resistance protein ChrB domain-containing protein produces MRWITRERPKIDRLACPWLIRRFIDPEADIIFVPESQVQMKAQELDATPFDIPGVEYTHYEGRCTFDYFLEKHALIDPALQTIAPIVRGADIDDHLLAPQAAGLWAISAGMALNIRDDQELLVQGMILYDALYSWAKYLQRQKHTQSPTEKLLLQVLHTYEKPKKKAPTWVKELREMIQDQIDTNLSLSLKGLSENLSVNPAYLSREFSRYFDNLSFGEYIRKLRIEKSLQLLESTAYTLSEIAYLTGFSDQSHFTRIFKKQIGKNPSEYRKRWLKGKADTKG; encoded by the coding sequence ATGCGCTGGATTACCCGCGAACGTCCTAAAATTGACCGGCTTGCCTGTCCCTGGCTAATCCGTCGATTTATTGACCCGGAAGCCGACATTATTTTCGTACCAGAATCGCAGGTACAAATGAAAGCGCAGGAATTAGACGCGACGCCATTCGACATTCCGGGGGTAGAATATACGCATTACGAAGGCCGCTGCACATTTGATTATTTCCTGGAAAAACACGCGCTAATTGATCCGGCCCTACAGACAATAGCTCCCATCGTTCGGGGAGCCGACATTGACGACCATTTGCTGGCTCCGCAGGCGGCTGGACTTTGGGCCATTTCGGCAGGTATGGCTCTCAACATCCGTGACGATCAGGAGTTGCTGGTACAGGGAATGATTTTGTATGATGCGCTTTATAGTTGGGCAAAATACCTACAGCGCCAGAAGCACACTCAAAGCCCGACAGAAAAGCTATTGCTACAGGTGCTTCATACCTACGAAAAACCGAAGAAAAAAGCACCCACCTGGGTGAAGGAGCTTCGGGAAATGATTCAGGACCAGATTGATACCAATCTGTCGCTGAGCCTGAAAGGCTTATCGGAGAATCTGTCGGTCAATCCCGCCTATCTGTCGCGAGAGTTCTCGCGGTATTTCGATAATCTGTCATTTGGCGAATACATCCGCAAACTTCGTATCGAAAAATCGCTTCAACTGCTGGAATCAACAGCTTATACACTCTCTGAAATAGCTTACCTGACTGGCTTCTCTGATCAGAGTCATTTTACCCGGATTTTTAAGAAACAGATCGGGAAAAACCCCTCCGAGTACCGAAAAAGGTGGCTAAAAGGTAAAGCAGATACAAAAGGTTAA
- a CDS encoding DUF1259 domain-containing protein has translation MKRRNFLQTAIVAGAIPICSTSGTDALPIGPTPALSVEEQDAIATALGKKGTYTEAQATYSVPLPRADLKVTLKGEPVPIPFGFGGWVAFKKTLDGKQTVMMSDTVLLEEEVNPLIDSVHVAGLEIGAIHNHFFYEQPRIFYMHLHGMGDVRNLAKKYAQAIQNTKLFPANQLSAAKIATAPATVSQTSKELFDLPVLDEIVKYKGVVNGPTYKYTVGRDDVQITAMGAEMTAAIGLNSWASLAGQQSGAHIAGDIAMLESEVNSVVKILRKNNLEVVALHHHMLGDQPRTVFLHYYGRGPATDLARGFRAALDQLGKGTPAMKH, from the coding sequence ATGAAACGAAGAAATTTTCTGCAAACGGCGATCGTGGCAGGTGCCATTCCCATTTGCTCGACTTCCGGTACCGATGCGTTACCCATTGGGCCGACCCCCGCTTTGTCGGTGGAAGAACAGGACGCCATCGCCACTGCTCTGGGGAAGAAAGGAACTTACACCGAAGCTCAGGCTACCTACTCAGTCCCCTTACCGCGTGCGGACCTTAAGGTGACCCTAAAAGGTGAACCTGTTCCTATTCCGTTTGGCTTCGGCGGATGGGTTGCTTTCAAGAAAACACTCGACGGAAAGCAGACCGTAATGATGAGCGATACGGTTCTGCTCGAAGAAGAAGTGAACCCATTGATCGATTCAGTCCATGTTGCCGGGCTGGAGATCGGCGCTATTCACAATCACTTTTTCTACGAGCAACCCCGCATTTTTTACATGCATCTGCACGGTATGGGCGATGTGAGAAATCTGGCAAAAAAGTATGCTCAGGCTATTCAAAATACGAAGCTTTTTCCGGCCAATCAGCTCAGTGCAGCCAAAATAGCGACCGCACCAGCAACCGTTTCCCAAACGAGTAAGGAATTGTTTGATTTGCCGGTCCTCGATGAGATTGTGAAGTATAAAGGAGTGGTCAATGGGCCGACCTACAAATATACTGTGGGCCGTGATGACGTGCAGATTACGGCGATGGGTGCAGAAATGACTGCGGCTATCGGGTTAAATTCCTGGGCGTCCTTGGCGGGTCAGCAGTCTGGTGCCCACATAGCGGGCGACATTGCTATGCTCGAAAGTGAAGTGAATTCAGTCGTAAAAATCTTACGGAAGAATAACCTGGAAGTAGTTGCCCTTCATCACCATATGCTGGGTGACCAACCCCGAACGGTGTTTTTACATTACTACGGTCGCGGCCCTGCCACCGATCTGGCGCGTGGCTTTCGGGCAGCTTTGGACCAGCTCGGTAAAGGAACACCAGCTATGAAGCATTAA